In Longimicrobiaceae bacterium, a single genomic region encodes these proteins:
- a CDS encoding DUF6249 domain-containing protein — MDILPMVIVATVVAGGVMIVRSISDNWTRRKALDAHASDDVVRTIFTRRRDPDTYGALKWGLVVAAVGIALMVVQFLPYNDNDPIAFGIVLLFAGAGLLAYYAMARRVAPQSWEPAPPARTEYDPGDGI; from the coding sequence ATGGATATCCTGCCGATGGTGATCGTCGCGACGGTGGTGGCCGGGGGCGTGATGATCGTGCGGTCCATCTCGGACAACTGGACGCGGCGCAAGGCGCTGGACGCCCACGCGTCCGACGACGTGGTGCGCACCATCTTCACCCGGCGCCGCGACCCGGACACGTACGGCGCGCTGAAGTGGGGCCTGGTGGTGGCGGCGGTGGGGATCGCGCTGATGGTCGTGCAGTTCCTGCCGTACAACGACAACGACCCCATCGCCTTCGGGATCGTGCTTCTCTTCGCGGGCGCCGGGCTGCTGGCCTACTACGCCATGGCGCGCCGCGTCGCCCCGCAGAGCTGGGAACCCGCGCCGCCCGCCCGCACCGAGTACGATCCCGGCGACGGAATCTAG
- a CDS encoding sigma-70 family RNA polymerase sigma factor, with product MEPERALVERVLAGDGAAFRDLVARYQRLVSHVVGRMVRDERDREELCQDVFFRVHRKLGGFGFQSKLSTWIASIAYRACLSHLQKKRMPLFEDLAPGNRGHTPPAEVRDLSPEWGDEMAAREMRGFVREQVDGMPMPYRAVLTFYHLEEMSVGEVSQVMGLPAGTVKSYLFRGRKALKDRLLTRYSAEELRP from the coding sequence ATGGAGCCCGAGAGAGCCCTGGTGGAGCGCGTGCTGGCGGGCGACGGCGCCGCGTTCCGCGACCTCGTCGCGCGGTATCAGCGCCTGGTGAGCCACGTGGTGGGCCGCATGGTCCGCGACGAGCGCGACCGCGAGGAGCTGTGCCAGGACGTGTTCTTCCGCGTTCACCGCAAGCTGGGCGGCTTCGGCTTCCAGTCCAAGCTCTCCACCTGGATCGCGAGCATCGCCTACCGCGCCTGCCTGAGCCACCTGCAGAAGAAGCGCATGCCGCTCTTCGAGGACCTGGCGCCCGGCAACCGGGGGCACACGCCGCCGGCCGAGGTGCGCGACCTGTCTCCCGAGTGGGGCGACGAGATGGCGGCGCGGGAGATGCGCGGCTTCGTGCGCGAGCAGGTGGACGGGATGCCCATGCCATACCGCGCCGTGCTCACCTTCTACCACCTGGAGGAGATGTCGGTGGGTGAGGTCTCGCAGGTCATGGGCTTGCCCGCGGGCACGGTGAAGAGCTACCTGTTCCGCGGGCGCAAGGCGCTCAAGGACAGGCTGTTGACGAGGTACAGCGCTGAGGAGCTGAGGCCGTGA